The genomic region GTCGAGGCTGGGCTTTTCGAGCATGATCGACAGTCCGCGGTAACGGCCCCAATGGTAAGGGGCAGCCCCGCCGCCGTGCGGGATGATCAGCTTGAGCTCCGGGTGACGCTCGAACAGATCTCCCTGGATGAGCTGCATGAATACCGCGGTGTCGGCGTTGATGTAATGCGCTCCCGTCATGTGAAGGCAGCGTTCGCAGGAGCTTGACACGTGGATCATCGCGGGAACCTGGAGGGCGACCATGGCCTCCCACATCGGGTCCCACCACGGATCGTAGATCGGAGGGGCGCTCCACCGTCCGCCCGAGGGATCGGGATTGAGATTACAGCCGACGAAGCCGTTTTCGACGCATCGCTGCAACTCGTCGATGACCGCAGAAAGGTCGCCGTCGACGGTCTGCGGAAGCTGGCAGACGGCAGCAAAGTTGTCGGGGAACATGTCGACGATCCGGCCGACATTGTCGTTCGACAGACGCGACCAGTCCTTGGCCACTGCCAGACCTGGAACGTGGTGGCCCATGCCGGAGGCGCGCGGGCTTAAGAGCGTCACATGCGAACCGCGCTCGCGCTGTATCTTCAGCTGGTTTGCCTCGATGATGTCATGGAGCTGCTTGTCCGGGATGGCAGGATAGATGGGCTGCTCTAAGGATTTGCCTTCCGCATAAGCGACCTGCGCCGTTCGGAAGGCATGATGCTCCGGCGGTTCCGTGGTGAAGTGGCCGTGGCAGTCGATGATGAGCGACATTATGCGTTCCACTTCGCGGGCAGATCGGAGATGCCGCGGAACCGCCAACCCTTGCCCTTCATCTCGCGCGAGGGGTCAAGCCGGAGTTCAGGCAGTTGCCGGAATACCTCCGCCAGTGCGATCTCGCCCATGGCCCTCGACAGGAAATGGCCGGAACAGAAATGCGGGCGGAAGCCGAACGACAGGTGCTGCTTCTTCTTGCGGAACATGTCGAACTTGTCGGCGTCTTCGAAGCGGGTCGCATCGCGGTTGGCGGAGCCCATGACGATCGCCACCGACGCTCCCTGCGGAATGACAGTCCCCGCGATCTCAAAGTCCTCTCTGGCGACGCGTGGCGTTACGCCGATCGGAGCGATCCAGCGCAGGCCCTCATCGAAGGCGCGCATCGCATTTTCCTGCGGCTGCTCGGCCATGATCTTCGCTTGATCGGAACTTGAAAGAAGACCCGCGCAGGCATTAGCCGCGGCGTGGCCCGGCTCCTGCAGGCCGCCGAGGATGATGACGCGCATGGTTGGCGAAATTTCTTCCCAGCTGCGGACCTCGCCCTTTTGCATGCCGCCATACATGACGTGGCTGAGAAGGGAATTGTTGGGCTTGGTGAGGCAGGCTTGATAAAGATCGCCCATCTGCCTGTCGATTTCTGCAAGCGCATCATCGAGCCGCTTCCAGATTGCCGCGTCATTGCTGACATTCTGCAAGCCGAGCGCCATGGCGTGAAACCACTCGACGAGGGTCTCGTTGGGAGTCTCCGTCAGACCGATGACGTCGCCGATGCAGCGCACCGAGATCGGTTCAAAGAGTTCGACAGTGAGGTTCGCTTCTCCATTCTTCTTGATGGAGTCGATATAACGCTGCACGACCGGCCGTGTCAGACCCTCAACGAAAGAGCGCACGCGCTCCTGCGTAAGGTTCTGATCAATGCCTTCGCGAAGGCATTGATGGTCCTCGCCGGACATGGTCAGGACGTTCGGCATGCCCATCACGCGGGCTTCCGGGCGGTCTGTCGATCCTGACGGTCCAAACACCTTGTCGTTGCCGCCGACGGTTCGGCAGTCGTCGAACCGCGTGATGAAATATTCCTTCGTTCCTTCAAAGAATGCCACGGGCTGCTCTGAGCGCAGACGCGAATAGACGGGATACGGATCCCGGTAGAGGTTTTCGCCCGTCAGTTCGGTGTGTGATCCCGTCATCGATTTCCTCCCAGCACTCCCGCTTAGGGAGTTGTCGCCAATCTCGCCGCCGGTCTCCAGCCGGGGGCACGCATCTCTAGACGTTTCGGGGAAGCAATCGAATAAGATTGAGACTTGACATACCGCAACGTCTTCGAATACGTATTGGTATCTAAAGCGGGGTTGGCTGTCAACAACAGAAATTGACGGACAAAGGAGAAGCCGCTTCGGAAGGGAGGAATTCAGTGAACGACAGCAGCATCGAAGAGGTGCGCCCGGTGCTCCAGGCGCGGGATGTGTCCGTGCAGTTTGGCGGCGTAAAAGCGCTGACAGACGTGTCGCTTTCCGTAAGGCGGGGTGAAATCTGTGGTCTGATCGGGCCCAACGGCGCCGGAAAATCGACCTTTCTCAACGCGGCAACCCGCCTCGTAAACTACGCAACTGGATCGATCATGCTCGACGGCCAGCCGCTCGAAGGCGTGGAAACGCGCGACATGATTGGAATGGGCGTCGCACGGACGTTCCAGAATCTGGGCATCTATGCATCGATGACGGTCCTCGAAAACGTCATGCTAGGCGCCCATCATCGACTTGGCGGAAATTTCGGAAAGGCAATCTTCGCCCCGTTCCACGTAAGGGCGCTGGAGCGGTATACTCGCGAAAAGGCAACGGCAGTGCTCGAGGAGGTCGGCATGGCGGACCTTGCCGCCCGTGCGGCCGGTTCGCTGCCCTATCCCTTGCAGAAGCGCATGGAAATTGCCCGGGCACTGGCCGCGGAGCCGAAGATACTCCTGCTCGACGAACCCGCCGGCGGACTGACCCACGGCGAGGTCCACGAATTCGGGGAGCTCGTCGACGGGATCAGGCGCAGACGCAATCTCTCCATCCTTCTTATCGAGCATCACATGGGCTTGGTGATGAGCCTTTGCGACCGGATCGTTGTCTTCCACCTGGGCCGTAACCTGGCCGAGGGAACGCCTGCCGAAATCAAGTCAAACGATGCGGTGATCGCCGCTTACCTCGGGAAGGCGGCATGACCCTTCTGGATATCAAAGACCTGTCCGTTTTCTACGGCAAGACGCAGGCTCTGTTTAACTGTTCGTTCTCGGTTGGCGAAGGCGAATTCGTTGCCTTGCTCGGTTCCAATGGAGCCGGAAAGACGACGCTGCTGCGCGCGGTCTCGGGTCTGCTGCCGTTCAAGGGCTCAGTTTCCTATGCCGGCAAAGCCCTCGACGAGATCTCCGCCCAGACGCGCCTTGCACGCGGCGTCGCGCACATACCGCAAGGTCGCGGCACCTTCACCGAGTTCACCGTGGAAGAAAACTTGTCACTCGGCGCGACCATCGTGGGCAGCCGCTCGCAAGTGAAGGAAGACAAGGAACGCTGGTATGAGACGTTTCCGAGATTGCGGGAACGGCGCAACCAACTCGCCGGAAACCTCAGCGGCGGCGAACAGCAGATGCTCGCCGTGGCCCGCGCGCTGATGTCTAGGCCGAGACTCTTGATGTGCGATGAGCCGTCTCTCGGGCTGGCGCCGTCCATCACGCAGGAAATCCTGGCGATCTTCAAGTCCCTGAACAAAGAGGCGGGAATGACATTGCTCGTCGTCGAGCAGAACGTCGATACCACCCTTCAATACGCCGACATAGCCTTTGTCATAGAGGCCGGGCAGGTCGTCGCGAGTGGCGCGGCGAGCGACCTGATCGGCAATGAAGACATCAAGAAATCATATCTGGGAGTCGCCTGATGAGCCTCTTCTTCCAGCTCGTCGTCAGCGGCTTGACCACGGGTGCTATCTACGCCGCCCTCGCTTTGGCGCTCGTCCTCATCTTCAGGGCGACGAACGTCGTCAATTTTGGCCAGGGCGAGATGGCGACATTCTCGGCCTATGGAGCCTGGCAACTGATGCAGTGGGGTGTGCCGCTCTGGATCGCCGTTCTTGTGAGTCTCGCGGCGGCATTCGCCACCGGGATTGTAACATTCCGTTTGATCATCCGACCCATGATGGACGCTCCTGTGGAAGCAATCGTCGTCATCACGCTCGGCATCCTCGTATTGTTCCAGGCTGCCTGCATGTGGATTTGGGGGGCGGAACAGCTCTCCTTCCCAAGCCTTTTCCCGCATGGCGGCTTTAGCATCGGCGACGTTCGCGTGCTTGCCTCCGCCGTCGGGACGCTCGCGATCCTTCTGGCGATTGCTCTGGCGATGGGCTTTATCTTCCGCTTCACCAAGCTTGGCCTGTCTATGCGCGCAGCCGCATTCGACCATACACGCAGCGTTCTCGTCGGTGTCAATGTCGAACGAATGTTGATGCTCGGATGGGGCTTCGCGGCCGTCATCGGTGCACTCGCTGCGATTCTAATCGCACCCCGCCTGTTTCTAAGCCCGACGATGATGACGCCAATCCTCTTTTATGGCCTGGCGGCCGCGACCCTTGGCGGCTGGGACAGTCCGCTGGGCGCCATCGTCGGCGGCCTTGCGGTTGGCGTCGCCGAGAGCCTGGGTGCAAGTTACCTTTCGTTCATCGGAGCCGACATGCGTATCGCGGTCCCGATCGCGCTGACGTTGATCATCCTGCTCGTCAAGCCCGTCGGCCTGTTCGGCTCCTACAAGGTGACAAAACTATGAGAGACGTCTTCCTCTCAACCGCGATCAAGTTCGGTCTCTTCGCGATCGTCGCGATATTGATCCCGGTCTCCGCCCCCGCCTACGCTCTCCAGGAAGTGGCCATAGCGATCGCCTATGCCATCGCGATCCTCGGTCTGAACCTGCTGATGGGATATGCCGGGCAGATTTGCCTTGCCCAAGGGACGTTGTTCGGTGTCGGAGCCTATGTTACCGCGATCCTGAACGCCACCTACGGCGTCTCCCCGCTGGCTACGTTACCGGTCGCGGCTGCAGTCGCCGCCGCAGTCGGCCTGGTCATCGGCCTTCCGGCGCTCAGGCTCCAGGGTCTGCAGCTGGCCATTGTTACGTTCGGG from Rhizobium gallicum bv. gallicum R602sp harbors:
- a CDS encoding amidohydrolase family protein: MSLIIDCHGHFTTEPPEHHAFRTAQVAYAEGKSLEQPIYPAIPDKQLHDIIEANQLKIQRERGSHVTLLSPRASGMGHHVPGLAVAKDWSRLSNDNVGRIVDMFPDNFAAVCQLPQTVDGDLSAVIDELQRCVENGFVGCNLNPDPSGGRWSAPPIYDPWWDPMWEAMVALQVPAMIHVSSSCERCLHMTGAHYINADTAVFMQLIQGDLFERHPELKLIIPHGGGAAPYHWGRYRGLSIMLEKPSLDTHLMNNLFFDTCVYHQAGIDTLFNVVDVKNILFGSELLGAVKAIDPETGHPFDDTKRYIDQLALDDDQRHAVFEGNARRVYPLLDKRLRERGL
- a CDS encoding cytochrome P450, whose amino-acid sequence is MTGSHTELTGENLYRDPYPVYSRLRSEQPVAFFEGTKEYFITRFDDCRTVGGNDKVFGPSGSTDRPEARVMGMPNVLTMSGEDHQCLREGIDQNLTQERVRSFVEGLTRPVVQRYIDSIKKNGEANLTVELFEPISVRCIGDVIGLTETPNETLVEWFHAMALGLQNVSNDAAIWKRLDDALAEIDRQMGDLYQACLTKPNNSLLSHVMYGGMQKGEVRSWEEISPTMRVIILGGLQEPGHAAANACAGLLSSSDQAKIMAEQPQENAMRAFDEGLRWIAPIGVTPRVAREDFEIAGTVIPQGASVAIVMGSANRDATRFEDADKFDMFRKKKQHLSFGFRPHFCSGHFLSRAMGEIALAEVFRQLPELRLDPSREMKGKGWRFRGISDLPAKWNA
- a CDS encoding ABC transporter ATP-binding protein → MNDSSIEEVRPVLQARDVSVQFGGVKALTDVSLSVRRGEICGLIGPNGAGKSTFLNAATRLVNYATGSIMLDGQPLEGVETRDMIGMGVARTFQNLGIYASMTVLENVMLGAHHRLGGNFGKAIFAPFHVRALERYTREKATAVLEEVGMADLAARAAGSLPYPLQKRMEIARALAAEPKILLLDEPAGGLTHGEVHEFGELVDGIRRRRNLSILLIEHHMGLVMSLCDRIVVFHLGRNLAEGTPAEIKSNDAVIAAYLGKAA
- a CDS encoding ABC transporter ATP-binding protein encodes the protein MTLLDIKDLSVFYGKTQALFNCSFSVGEGEFVALLGSNGAGKTTLLRAVSGLLPFKGSVSYAGKALDEISAQTRLARGVAHIPQGRGTFTEFTVEENLSLGATIVGSRSQVKEDKERWYETFPRLRERRNQLAGNLSGGEQQMLAVARALMSRPRLLMCDEPSLGLAPSITQEILAIFKSLNKEAGMTLLVVEQNVDTTLQYADIAFVIEAGQVVASGAASDLIGNEDIKKSYLGVA
- a CDS encoding branched-chain amino acid ABC transporter permease produces the protein MSLFFQLVVSGLTTGAIYAALALALVLIFRATNVVNFGQGEMATFSAYGAWQLMQWGVPLWIAVLVSLAAAFATGIVTFRLIIRPMMDAPVEAIVVITLGILVLFQAACMWIWGAEQLSFPSLFPHGGFSIGDVRVLASAVGTLAILLAIALAMGFIFRFTKLGLSMRAAAFDHTRSVLVGVNVERMLMLGWGFAAVIGALAAILIAPRLFLSPTMMTPILFYGLAAATLGGWDSPLGAIVGGLAVGVAESLGASYLSFIGADMRIAVPIALTLIILLVKPVGLFGSYKVTKL